The following are encoded in a window of Peromyscus maniculatus bairdii isolate BWxNUB_F1_BW_parent chromosome X, HU_Pman_BW_mat_3.1, whole genome shotgun sequence genomic DNA:
- the Gpr34 gene encoding putative G-protein coupled receptor 34 isoform X1, whose amino-acid sequence MTTTSTDSWPCSSYGMHFITNYSDQASQNFSAVPNVTSCPMDEKLLSTVLTTFYSVIFIVGLVGNIIALYVFLGIHRKRNSIQIYLLNVAIADLLLIFCLPFRIMYHINQNKWTLGVILCKVVGTLFYMNMYISIILLGFISLDRYVKINRSIQQRRAITTKQSIYVCCIVWTVALAGFLTMIILTLKKGGHNSTMCFHYRDRHNAKGEAIFNYVLVVMFWLIFLLIILSYLKIGKNLLRISKRRSKFPNSGKYATTARNSFIVLIIFTICFVPYHAFRFIYISSQLNVSSCYWKEIVHKTNEVMLVLSSFNSCLDPVMYFLMSSNIRKIMCQLLFRRFQSEASRSESTSEFKPGYSLHDLSVAAKAQCNTKGN is encoded by the coding sequence ATGACGACTACTTCAACTGacagctggccctgctcctcctATGGAATGCACTTTATAACTAATTACAGTGACCAAGCCTCACAAAATTTCTCAGCCGTGCCAAATGTTACTAGCTGTCCAATGGATGAAAAACTACTATCTACGGTGTTAACAACTTTCTACTCTGTTATTTTCATCGTGGGACTGGTTGGGAACATCATTGCCCTCTATGTATTTCTGGGCATCCACCGCAAAAGAAATTCCATTCAAATTTATCTACTTAATGTGGCCATTGCAGACCTTCTACTCATCTTCTGCCTCCCTTTTCGCATAATGTATCACATCAACCAAAATAAGTGGACACTAGGTGTGATTCTTTGCAAGGTTGTGGGGACACTATTTTACATGAACATGTACATTAGTATTATTTTGCTTGGGTTTATCAGTTTGGATCGCTATGTAAAAATTAATCGGTCTATACAACAAAGGAGGGCAATAACTACCAAGCAGAGTATTTATGTTTGCTGTATAGTATGGACAGTTGCTCTTGCTGGATTTTTAACTATGATCATTTTGACGCTGAAGAAAGGAGGGCACAATTCCACAATGTGTTTCCATTACAGAGATAGGCATAATGCAAAGGGAGAAGCGATTTTTAACTATGTTCTTGTGGTAATGTTCTGGCTTATTTTCCTATTGATAATCCTCTCCTATTTGAAGATTGGCAAGAATCTACTTAGGATTTCTAAAAGGAGATCAAAATTTCCTAATTCTGGCAAATATGCCACAACAGCCCGGAACTCCTTTATCGTACTGATCATTTTTACTATATGTTTTGTGCCTTATCATGCCTTTCGATTCATCTACATTTCTTCACAGCTAAACGTGTCTTCTTGCTACTGGAAGGAAATCGTTCACAAAACCAATGAGGTCATGCTGGTTCTCTCCTCTTTCAACAGCTGCTTAGATCCAGTCATGTATTTCCTGATGTCCAGTAATATTCGCAAAATCATGTGTCAACTTCTTTTTAGGAGATTTCAGAGCGAAGCAAGCAGGAGTGAGAGCACTTCAGAATTTAAGCCAGGATACTCCCTGCATGACCTCTCTGTGGCAGCCAAAGCGCAGTGCAATACTAAGGGTAACTGA
- the Gpr34 gene encoding putative G-protein coupled receptor 34 isoform X2, translating to MEAAEPCHIFLELQKEPRGCHTEKRRKRGKTTAPHVNIKKKRTRAIAPSPDGRAQLSEPTLRSFAFTPCTSRKPQLIGD from the exons ATGGAGGCTGCAGAGCCTTGTCACATCTTCCTGGAG CTTCAAAAGGAGCCCCGGGGCTGTCACactgagaaaagaaggaaaaggggaaaaacaaCTGCACCACATGTGAATATAAAGAAGAAGAGAACTCGAGCAATTGCACCATCACCGGATGGAAGAGCCCAGCTGTCAGAGCCTACTCTAAGGAGCTTTGCCTTTACCCCTTGTACTTCACGAAAGCCTCAACT TATTGGAGATTGA